A region of Flavobacterium indicum GPTSA100-9 = DSM 17447 DNA encodes the following proteins:
- a CDS encoding transglutaminase-like domain-containing protein: MKMTKNEINLILKRRIKNGDEFNHLIEKPKGQKVKLKKGDTFYSVSMMKVWVETFYKQVAKLSQMLKGKTIQETCDKIHYFLYYDIQYQADGMTQNLRSPANSWFNRREGIDCKSYSIFASSVLMNLGIKHYIRQIKQPKFNPKQYTHVYVIVPFNQVSGKLDKGHAIIDGTIQSNKEPSYTDKKDVFMDQKLPHIGLNCPAPKKRGWYVTKKPCKKVYELYDFARSAEQAKNMLKSLGNDAIVHKSTSEGGAYNIYVKINSVYGSKRGLKGVVKKTTQPRRRFPF, translated from the coding sequence ATGAAAATGACTAAAAATGAAATAAACCTAATTCTAAAGCGCAGGATAAAAAACGGTGATGAGTTTAACCATTTGATTGAAAAACCTAAAGGACAAAAAGTAAAACTTAAAAAAGGTGATACTTTTTATTCGGTTTCCATGATGAAAGTTTGGGTCGAGACTTTTTACAAACAGGTTGCCAAATTATCGCAAATGCTGAAAGGAAAAACGATTCAAGAGACCTGTGATAAGATTCATTACTTCCTGTATTACGATATACAATATCAGGCAGACGGTATGACTCAGAATTTAAGAAGTCCTGCTAATAGTTGGTTTAACCGCCGTGAAGGAATTGATTGCAAAAGCTATTCAATTTTCGCAAGTTCGGTTTTAATGAATTTAGGAATTAAGCATTACATCAGACAAATCAAACAGCCTAAGTTCAATCCAAAGCAGTACACTCATGTTTATGTGATTGTGCCATTTAATCAAGTGAGCGGAAAGCTAGACAAAGGTCATGCAATTATTGACGGAACTATTCAAAGCAACAAAGAACCAAGTTATACGGATAAAAAAGATGTTTTTATGGATCAAAAATTACCACACATAGGACTCAATTGTCCTGCTCCTAAAAAGAGAGGCTGGTATGTAACCAAAAAGCCTTGCAAAAAGGTTTATGAACTATATGATTTTGCCAGAAGTGCTGAACAAGCGAAAAACATGTTAAAATCATTAGGCAATGATGCGATTGTTCATAAGTCAACAAGTGAAGGAGGAGCTTATAATATTTATGTCAAGATTAATAGTGTTTATGGAAGTAAAAGAGGACTTAAAGGAGTTGTAAAAAAAACAACTCAACCTCGTAGAAGATTTCCATTTTAA
- a CDS encoding UvrD-helicase domain-containing protein, giving the protein MTQYNNDIDIHVDNEIYECIDPNSPKSFFLFAGAGSGKTKTLINVLSRFKEQHGANFKFRNKKIAIITYTNAAADEITRRLEHNSIFSVSTIHSFSWDLIKNFTPDIKVWINNNLIVEIADLEEQQSKSRGVNKTSIGRAKKIESKRERLASLSKIKKFIYNPNGDNITKDSLNHSEVISITANFIKSKTLFKQILLNKFPVILIDESQDTKKELIDALFELQNQYKEKLSLGLFGDTMQRIYVDGKENLGVGLPADWIQPAKKMNHRSKKRIIDLINKIRSEIDGQEQLPRTEKTDGVVRLFAVSRAKNKSEVEKLICQKMKECTDDEKWENDDTDVMTLTLEHHMAARRMGFSTFFDPLYAVDKIKTSLLDGTSTSINLFSKIVLPLYQAHIKNNKFEIANIVKKHSELVNKQALLKEENKLSTFHSTNEKVNELLSLWIEGNQPTLLEILEKINEANLFKTPSTLKLVLARTGAEVIENEEELDEDGDILGAWEVALTAKFSEIIEYSKYINEESTFGTHQGVKGLEFDRVMVIIDDEESKGFMFSYDKLFGIKPLTSTDQKNIDEGKETGIDRTLRLFYVACSRAKESLAIVSYTDTPEELKKNIINYGWFIDNEVEIIK; this is encoded by the coding sequence ATGACTCAATATAACAACGACATAGATATTCATGTAGATAATGAGATTTACGAATGTATTGATCCAAATTCTCCTAAAAGTTTTTTTTTATTTGCTGGTGCGGGATCTGGAAAGACAAAGACTTTAATCAATGTACTTTCACGTTTTAAAGAACAACATGGAGCAAATTTTAAATTTCGGAATAAAAAAATCGCGATTATAACTTATACTAATGCAGCAGCAGATGAAATTACTCGAAGATTAGAACACAATAGTATTTTTAGCGTAAGTACAATCCATAGTTTTTCTTGGGATTTAATTAAAAATTTCACTCCCGATATTAAGGTATGGATTAATAATAACTTAATTGTGGAAATTGCTGATCTAGAAGAACAACAATCTAAAAGCAGAGGAGTAAATAAAACATCTATAGGTAGGGCTAAGAAAATTGAATCAAAGAGGGAAAGATTAGCTTCATTAAGTAAAATTAAAAAATTCATCTATAATCCTAATGGTGATAATATAACAAAGGATTCTCTAAATCATAGCGAGGTTATTTCAATTACTGCTAATTTTATCAAGTCAAAGACTTTGTTTAAACAGATATTGTTAAATAAGTTCCCCGTTATTCTTATTGACGAAAGCCAAGATACCAAGAAAGAGTTAATTGATGCGCTGTTTGAACTTCAGAACCAGTATAAAGAAAAATTATCATTGGGTTTGTTTGGAGATACTATGCAAAGGATTTATGTTGACGGGAAAGAGAATTTAGGTGTTGGACTGCCAGCTGATTGGATACAACCTGCAAAAAAAATGAATCATCGTTCTAAAAAAAGAATAATTGATTTAATAAATAAAATCAGAAGTGAAATTGACGGTCAAGAACAACTCCCTAGGACAGAAAAAACAGATGGTGTAGTTAGATTATTTGCCGTATCTAGGGCGAAAAACAAATCAGAAGTAGAAAAACTTATTTGTCAAAAAATGAAGGAATGTACAGATGATGAAAAATGGGAGAATGACGATACTGATGTAATGACACTTACTTTAGAACATCATATGGCAGCAAGAAGGATGGGATTTTCTACATTTTTTGACCCTCTTTATGCTGTTGATAAGATTAAAACAAGTTTATTAGACGGAACTTCAACGTCGATTAATTTATTTTCTAAAATAGTTTTACCTTTATATCAAGCACATATAAAAAACAATAAATTTGAAATTGCAAACATCGTAAAAAAGCATTCAGAATTAGTTAATAAACAAGCGCTTTTAAAAGAAGAAAATAAATTAAGCACATTCCATTCAACAAATGAAAAAGTAAATGAATTACTATCTTTATGGATCGAGGGAAACCAACCTACTTTACTAGAAATATTAGAAAAGATTAATGAAGCTAATCTATTTAAAACTCCATCAACCTTAAAATTAGTCTTAGCAAGAACAGGTGCTGAAGTGATTGAAAATGAGGAAGAATTAGATGAGGATGGTGATATTTTAGGAGCTTGGGAAGTTGCCCTAACTGCAAAGTTTTCTGAGATAATAGAATATAGCAAATACATAAATGAAGAATCTACTTTTGGTACACACCAAGGAGTTAAAGGATTAGAATTTGACCGAGTAATGGTAATTATAGATGATGAAGAATCAAAAGGATTTATGTTCAGTTATGATAAATTGTTTGGAATAAAACCTTTAACTTCAACCGATCAAAAGAACATTGATGAAGGTAAAGAAACTGGAATCGATAGAACATTGAGACTGTTTTATGTTGCATGTAGTAGAGCTAAAGAAAGCTTAGCAATTGTCTCCTATACAGATACACCAGAAGAATTGAAGAAAAATATAATTAATTATGGTTGGTTTATTGATAACGAAGTAGAAATTATTAAATAG
- a CDS encoding ATP-dependent endonuclease has protein sequence MKIDFIEIRNFRKLQSCKIDFSEEETIFVGANNSGKTTAMDALIIFLKTKIFKTQDFTLNNWKELNKIAENWVSDEELTEEKQSIKILENYLPTLDVWIQVEDSELHYVSHIIPTLDWKGGLLGIRLRYEPKEMIDLIQEFSTTYNKANSLLSEKGKKFKLWPKTFWDFCERKLSSHFTVKTYLLDPEKSTERQELSENSIALDGDVLKGLIRIDIINAQRGFSDANSEPSENKNDKKLSSQLRAYYDKHLNPTLEPTESDIDALESINTAQDAFDKNLKESFKTSLSELESLNYPGFGNPQIQLSTQVSTSDGLQHDSAVQYYLDEGLSLPEKYNGLGYQNLISIIFKLIRFRDDWMRVGKNSISEDEIIEPLHLVLIEEPEAHLHTQVQQVFIKKAYSVLRNNGNLEDKKDFTTQLVISTHSSYLAHHKFISLRYFKRNVSNTLSTSEVINLSTTFGTEDESTKFTKRYLNTTHNDIFFADAVILVEGPAERMLIPHFIKNFHPLLDNCYITILEIGGSHAHRLKPLIETLGIICLVITDIDSVDPSNNGKKCQPELGKNYKTNNDTLKTWHPQKELLDDLLNLTFDKKVKSDLPIRVAYQIDVELVNEGSSIYANPYTFEDSLVIENKEGFKSIDKPTGLLRKMVDASKKDNLQEFVKETYSIITEPQSKKAEFALDVLYFEDPKNINTPVYIKEGLEWVEEQLKSNKQGLNS, from the coding sequence ATGAAAATCGACTTCATTGAAATTAGAAATTTCAGAAAGCTTCAATCTTGTAAAATTGATTTCTCAGAAGAAGAGACAATTTTTGTAGGCGCTAATAATAGTGGTAAAACAACTGCTATGGATGCATTAATTATATTCCTGAAAACAAAAATTTTCAAAACTCAAGACTTCACATTAAACAATTGGAAAGAGTTAAATAAAATTGCCGAAAATTGGGTTAGTGATGAAGAATTGACAGAAGAAAAACAATCAATTAAAATATTAGAAAACTATCTACCTACATTAGACGTTTGGATTCAAGTCGAAGATAGCGAGCTACACTATGTTAGCCACATTATACCGACGTTAGATTGGAAAGGAGGATTACTTGGGATACGATTACGATATGAACCAAAAGAAATGATAGATTTGATTCAGGAATTTTCCACTACATATAATAAAGCAAATTCATTACTAAGTGAAAAAGGCAAAAAATTTAAATTATGGCCAAAAACATTTTGGGATTTTTGTGAGAGGAAACTAAGTTCACATTTTACAGTAAAAACATATTTACTTGACCCAGAAAAATCTACTGAAAGACAAGAATTATCTGAAAACAGTATAGCTTTAGATGGTGATGTTTTGAAAGGCCTAATCAGAATTGATATTATAAATGCGCAGCGTGGATTCAGCGATGCAAATTCAGAGCCTTCTGAAAACAAAAATGATAAAAAATTATCATCTCAATTAAGAGCATATTATGATAAACACTTAAATCCAACATTAGAACCAACAGAAAGTGATATAGATGCTTTAGAATCCATTAATACTGCACAAGATGCTTTTGATAAAAATTTAAAGGAAAGTTTTAAAACATCTCTTTCTGAACTCGAAAGTTTAAATTACCCTGGATTTGGAAACCCACAAATTCAACTTTCGACTCAAGTTTCTACTTCAGATGGTCTTCAACACGATTCAGCAGTTCAATATTATCTTGACGAGGGATTATCTCTACCAGAAAAATATAATGGATTAGGTTATCAAAATTTAATATCTATCATATTTAAATTAATCAGATTTAGAGATGATTGGATGAGAGTGGGTAAAAATTCTATAAGTGAAGATGAAATAATTGAACCATTACATTTAGTTTTGATTGAAGAACCAGAGGCACATCTACATACCCAAGTCCAACAAGTTTTTATAAAAAAAGCATATAGTGTTTTAAGGAATAACGGAAATTTAGAAGACAAGAAAGATTTTACGACTCAATTGGTTATAAGTACTCATTCAAGCTATCTCGCCCATCATAAGTTTATTAGTTTGAGATATTTTAAAAGAAATGTCTCTAACACTTTATCTACTTCTGAAGTAATAAATCTATCCACAACTTTTGGAACAGAAGATGAATCTACTAAATTCACAAAAAGATACTTAAACACTACACATAACGATATATTTTTTGCTGATGCTGTTATTTTAGTTGAGGGGCCGGCTGAAAGAATGCTCATTCCCCACTTTATAAAAAACTTTCATCCGTTATTGGATAATTGTTATATTACCATTTTAGAAATTGGAGGAAGTCATGCCCATAGATTGAAACCTTTAATTGAAACATTAGGAATAATATGTTTGGTTATAACAGATATTGATTCAGTTGACCCAAGTAATAATGGAAAAAAATGTCAACCAGAATTAGGTAAAAATTATAAAACAAATAATGATACTCTAAAAACATGGCATCCTCAAAAAGAACTTTTAGACGACTTATTGAACTTAACTTTTGATAAGAAGGTAAAATCTGACTTACCAATTCGAGTGGCATATCAAATTGACGTAGAGCTTGTTAATGAGGGAAGTAGTATTTATGCAAATCCTTACACATTTGAGGATTCATTGGTAATCGAGAATAAAGAAGGATTTAAATCAATCGATAAGCCAACAGGTCTTTTAAGAAAAATGGTTGATGCTTCAAAAAAGGATAATTTACAAGAATTTGTTAAAGAGACATATTCAATTATAACTGAACCTCAAAGCAAAAAGGCTGAATTTGCATTAGATGTATTGTATTTCGAAGACCCCAAAAACATAAATACTCCAGTATACATTAAAGAGGGATTAGAATGGGTTGAAGAGCAACTTAAAAGTAATAAACAAGGACTAAACTCATAA
- a CDS encoding DUF3784 domain-containing protein — MIFAITFLSLIFLGLAFLVTENNAKYLLSGYNTMSEEERQKFDIKSYIAYIKNFHIFLGISIFIIGSILYYFILFYKS, encoded by the coding sequence ATGATATTCGCAATTACATTTTTGAGTCTTATTTTTTTAGGATTAGCATTTTTAGTTACTGAAAATAACGCTAAATATTTGCTTTCAGGATATAACACAATGTCTGAAGAAGAAAGACAAAAATTTGATATTAAATCTTATATAGCTTATATTAAAAATTTCCACATTTTCTTAGGAATATCAATATTTATTATTGGTTCAATTTTATATTATTTTATATTATTTTATAAATCCTGA
- a CDS encoding nucleotidyl transferase AbiEii/AbiGii toxin family protein, whose protein sequence is MPDYLHNHKNFRDLLRIVGAGLSIEPGLVEKDYWIMHVLYGLKKQGFQFELKGGTSLSKGHGIIHRFSEDIDIHIKPPVEMEINENPNNNKPKNIQKRKDFYDGLAKEIKVDGIISIIRDEEFDDKRQYRSGGIRLHYETLTEPVDGAKEGILLEVGFDTVTPNNPKTISSWAYEKAIQQKVDIIDNRAVDIACYHIGYTFVEKLQTIATKFRQEQEDNTERQNLMRQYYDVYSLLKNDAVKAFIGKEEYQTHKANRFPLKDYEIPIAENEAFLLSNPELRERFIERYKKTKKLYYKGQPDFNDLLTEIGKWVEKL, encoded by the coding sequence ATGCCTGATTACTTACATAACCATAAAAACTTCCGTGATTTGCTTCGTATTGTAGGAGCAGGATTAAGTATTGAGCCTGGTCTTGTTGAAAAAGACTATTGGATTATGCATGTTTTATACGGTCTAAAAAAACAAGGGTTTCAATTTGAACTTAAAGGAGGGACTTCATTATCCAAAGGACATGGGATCATACACCGTTTTTCCGAAGACATAGACATCCATATTAAGCCACCTGTTGAAATGGAAATAAATGAAAATCCAAACAACAATAAGCCTAAAAATATTCAAAAAAGGAAAGACTTTTACGATGGGTTGGCAAAAGAAATAAAAGTAGATGGAATCATATCTATAATAAGAGATGAAGAATTTGATGATAAAAGACAATACCGTAGTGGCGGTATACGGTTGCATTATGAAACTTTGACAGAACCCGTTGATGGAGCTAAAGAAGGAATATTATTGGAAGTTGGATTTGACACTGTAACACCCAACAATCCAAAAACAATATCATCTTGGGCGTATGAAAAAGCAATACAACAAAAAGTAGATATAATTGATAATAGGGCTGTAGATATTGCTTGTTATCACATTGGCTATACTTTTGTTGAAAAATTACAGACTATTGCAACCAAGTTCAGACAAGAACAAGAGGATAATACAGAAAGACAAAATTTGATGCGCCAATACTATGATGTCTATAGCTTGTTAAAAAATGATGCGGTAAAAGCATTTATTGGTAAAGAAGAATATCAAACACACAAAGCAAATCGTTTTCCTCTCAAAGACTATGAAATACCTATTGCTGAAAATGAAGCTTTTTTACTCAGTAACCCTGAACTTAGGGAACGATTCATAGAACGCTATAAAAAAACGAAAAAATTATATTATAAAGGTCAACCTGATTTTAATGATTTGCTTACTGAAATCGGAAAATGGGTTGAAAAATTATGA
- a CDS encoding ArdC family protein, whose amino-acid sequence MEQNNDILFTIEIMDFIESTGLSGAEQRIILPTLEYISEEDTEGGLNGVSPDDIYSYITDLIINTIEKVGHLPWQKDWVGSGSDGAAKNYVSKKEYTGANFLLNFDIKFDKDGKGYLVPIKFIQPYYLTFNQIKETGASLKKDSKARRVIYYTMIFSFDNGVLQFKTTDREKFTEFVKSNGLTKEDLREHLTKIPVIKYYNVFRADDCTGLKFPEPTGNKDVNPIEQAQNLIDGYKDPPTYTFVGDRAYYQPSTDKLNMPNIKAFKKEASYYCTFFHELTHSTGAKKRLNRDMTGTFGSKPYAYEELIAELGAVFMCSESGILFQTKENSAKYLKNWNTVLVSELENDNRFFLKASAQSQKAVNYILGRNTESEETEIVKEEVKKVASKRPGKKKVKAKVTRTKKAGLSASIEVIKNTESNRKRTVPTVVKRREKPNISNQDKSLNELEKLGFISANSAPQEAKDVFVLGGEIGKFLQKQQPHKALILIKGNKHSSKSQLAMQIANAFGEQQTPVAYIDYEQGGIESKDTVDSINRNTTEAGRKYIAIKGYLENPFEELQGFCKVVKVIIADSVTDLKITADQLNYLRTKYPKIIWCFISQVKENGAMYGGNKMAHNPTSVIHCSSHQDPKQRFATLEKNRGNDLTLKYSMYYKKVVNKPKKNKLSFKVK is encoded by the coding sequence TTGGAGCAAAACAATGATATTCTTTTCACTATTGAAATAATGGATTTTATTGAATCTACTGGACTTAGTGGAGCAGAGCAAAGAATCATTCTTCCAACATTAGAATACATATCTGAAGAAGATACAGAAGGTGGGCTAAATGGCGTTTCTCCTGATGATATTTACAGTTATATCACGGATTTAATTATTAATACGATTGAGAAAGTTGGGCATTTGCCATGGCAAAAAGACTGGGTAGGCTCAGGTTCTGATGGTGCAGCTAAAAATTATGTTAGCAAGAAAGAATATACCGGAGCAAACTTCCTACTCAATTTTGATATAAAATTTGATAAAGATGGTAAAGGCTATTTGGTACCGATTAAATTCATCCAGCCGTATTACTTAACGTTCAATCAGATTAAAGAAACTGGTGCAAGCCTAAAGAAAGACAGCAAAGCAAGACGTGTGATTTATTACACAATGATTTTTAGTTTCGATAATGGTGTTTTGCAATTCAAAACTACGGACAGAGAAAAGTTCACAGAGTTTGTAAAATCTAATGGTCTAACCAAGGAAGATTTAAGAGAACATCTTACTAAAATTCCCGTAATTAAGTATTACAATGTTTTTAGAGCAGACGATTGCACAGGATTGAAATTCCCTGAACCGACAGGCAATAAAGATGTGAACCCAATTGAACAGGCTCAAAATCTTATTGATGGTTATAAAGACCCGCCTACTTACACTTTTGTTGGAGATAGAGCCTATTATCAGCCTTCTACCGATAAACTCAATATGCCTAATATTAAAGCGTTCAAAAAAGAGGCTTCGTATTACTGTACTTTTTTCCACGAGTTAACCCATTCAACTGGAGCAAAAAAAAGATTGAACAGGGATATGACAGGAACTTTTGGAAGTAAACCTTATGCTTATGAGGAACTCATTGCAGAACTCGGAGCGGTTTTCATGTGTTCTGAATCTGGAATACTATTTCAGACCAAAGAAAATTCAGCTAAGTATCTTAAAAATTGGAACACTGTTTTGGTGAGTGAATTAGAAAATGATAATCGCTTTTTCTTGAAAGCTTCAGCACAATCTCAAAAAGCAGTGAATTACATATTAGGTAGAAATACTGAAAGTGAAGAAACAGAAATAGTGAAAGAAGAGGTTAAAAAAGTAGCATCAAAAAGACCAGGAAAGAAAAAGGTAAAAGCGAAAGTTACCAGAACTAAAAAAGCAGGACTTTCGGCTTCAATTGAAGTAATCAAAAATACTGAATCAAATAGAAAAAGAACTGTGCCAACTGTTGTAAAAAGAAGAGAAAAGCCTAATATTTCTAATCAAGATAAAAGCCTTAATGAGCTTGAAAAACTTGGCTTTATTTCAGCTAATTCTGCTCCACAGGAGGCTAAAGATGTCTTTGTTCTAGGTGGAGAAATTGGTAAGTTTTTACAAAAACAACAGCCTCATAAAGCTTTAATCCTGATAAAAGGTAACAAGCACAGTTCTAAATCACAGTTGGCCATGCAGATTGCAAATGCTTTTGGAGAACAACAAACGCCAGTAGCCTACATTGATTATGAGCAAGGCGGAATTGAAAGCAAAGACACAGTGGATAGTATCAACAGAAATACTACTGAAGCTGGGAGAAAGTACATAGCTATAAAAGGTTATTTAGAAAATCCTTTTGAAGAATTGCAAGGATTCTGCAAGGTGGTTAAAGTCATTATTGCCGATTCGGTAACTGATTTGAAAATCACAGCAGACCAATTAAATTATTTACGAACAAAATACCCGAAAATTATTTGGTGTTTTATCTCTCAAGTCAAAGAAAATGGAGCGATGTACGGCGGTAATAAGATGGCACATAATCCGACTTCAGTGATTCATTGTTCATCTCATCAAGATCCAAAACAACGATTTGCTACACTAGAGAAAAATAGAGGAAATGACCTCACTTTAAAATATTCGATGTACTATAAGAAAGTAGTGAATAAACCTAAAAAGAACAAATTATCATTTAAAGTCAAATAA
- a CDS encoding DUF6088 family protein yields the protein MNKLQELKKHLKRGKVYRRADLSKWSKSVDRHLDELVQEGTLQKLSQGLYYYPEVTVFGETPPEEEVLVRSFLKDKRFLVTSLNAYNTLGVGTTQLYNGKTVYNHKRHGDFNLGGMMFSFRVKPHFPLKATPEFLLVDLLNNLDQLAEDSNEVVLKVRSKARTMDVRKLKKSLQEYGSVKAKKMLEPVFTV from the coding sequence ATGAATAAATTACAGGAATTAAAAAAACATTTAAAAAGAGGAAAAGTATACCGTAGGGCTGATTTATCTAAGTGGTCAAAATCCGTTGACCGTCACTTGGATGAGTTAGTACAGGAAGGCACTTTACAAAAACTGTCTCAAGGGTTATACTATTATCCTGAAGTAACTGTCTTTGGCGAGACACCTCCTGAAGAAGAAGTATTGGTGCGCTCTTTTCTTAAAGACAAACGTTTTTTGGTAACTTCCTTAAATGCATATAATACATTGGGAGTAGGAACTACTCAATTATATAATGGTAAAACGGTTTATAACCATAAACGTCATGGAGATTTTAATCTTGGTGGTATGATGTTTTCATTTAGGGTCAAACCACATTTCCCGTTAAAAGCAACTCCCGAATTTTTATTAGTTGACCTATTGAATAACCTTGATCAATTGGCTGAAGACTCTAATGAAGTAGTATTAAAAGTGCGTTCCAAAGCAAGAACAATGGATGTTCGTAAACTAAAAAAATCACTTCAAGAATATGGTAGTGTTAAAGCAAAAAAAATGTTAGAGCCTGTTTTCACAGTATAA
- a CDS encoding PH domain-containing protein — translation MSFMFVVFIAIVAMFYYSLQDNQIEINDNLVRIKGDYGIDIRTNEIKSIELVNELPEISIKTNGFALQTIRKGNFKTKNGENVNLFINSVEQPIIYITTNTNQKIYYSSKEKSKNLRPTNKCNKKIKLLLRRFYKS, via the coding sequence ATGAGTTTTATGTTCGTTGTTTTTATAGCAATTGTTGCAATGTTTTATTATAGTCTACAGGATAATCAAATTGAGATCAATGATAATTTGGTTAGAATTAAAGGTGATTATGGAATAGACATAAGAACAAATGAAATTAAGTCAATTGAACTCGTGAATGAATTACCCGAAATATCAATAAAGACAAATGGTTTTGCATTACAAACTATAAGAAAAGGAAATTTTAAAACCAAAAATGGTGAAAATGTAAATTTGTTTATTAATTCTGTTGAACAACCTATAATATATATTACAACTAATACCAATCAGAAAATTTATTATTCATCTAAAGAAAAATCAAAAAATCTTCGACCAACTAATAAATGTAATAAAAAAATAAAACTTCTGCTAAGGCGGTTTTATAAAAGCTAG
- a CDS encoding glycoside hydrolase family 19 protein, whose amino-acid sequence MEFLLSNSTPFLKVFKKYAINTPKRVAHFLAQLHEETGGFIKLSENLNYTPAGLIETFGTNQISVAQANLYGRTAKRKANQEAIANIVYGGKWGKVNLGNTQVGDGWRFRGRGLIQLTGRVNYQAYKDYSGLDVIANPDLASRPDIAIDIAGWFWSVRFKLNPIADTNNITSITKKINGGLTNFSERVKQLKYYTSIDTLGILKKKASPKPGKPKNKSAYSYYNPFTRVLDFGSKTK is encoded by the coding sequence ATGGAATTTTTATTATCAAATAGTACACCTTTTTTGAAGGTTTTTAAGAAGTATGCTATTAATACCCCCAAGAGAGTTGCACATTTTTTGGCACAGCTTCACGAAGAAACAGGAGGATTTATTAAGCTTTCTGAGAACTTGAATTATACTCCCGCCGGACTGATTGAAACTTTTGGAACGAACCAGATTTCGGTTGCTCAGGCAAATCTGTACGGAAGAACTGCTAAACGAAAAGCTAATCAGGAGGCCATCGCTAATATTGTGTATGGTGGAAAATGGGGAAAAGTAAATTTAGGAAATACACAAGTTGGTGATGGTTGGCGTTTTAGAGGACGTGGATTAATCCAATTAACAGGAAGGGTTAATTATCAAGCCTATAAAGATTATTCAGGATTAGATGTGATTGCTAACCCAGATTTGGCCTCACGTCCCGATATAGCTATTGATATTGCTGGTTGGTTTTGGAGTGTAAGATTCAAGCTTAATCCAATTGCCGATACTAACAACATAACATCAATTACCAAGAAAATTAACGGAGGGCTAACTAATTTTTCTGAAAGAGTCAAACAACTTAAGTATTATACGAGCATTGACACACTTGGAATATTAAAAAAAAAAGCGAGTCCGAAACCGGGCAAACCGAAGAATAAATCTGCTTATAGCTACTACAACCCTTTTACTAGGGTGCTCGATTTTGGTTCTAAAACTAAATAA
- a CDS encoding peptidoglycan-binding domain-containing protein, producing MTTEDKIWIGGGIALAIGGGIYYFVQKNKNDNEISQEIEADLSNETLPVATPKPIRTPTLATAPIIPVKTISEPPVRSADAFRYSIGQEVMASGFNGTKTYDARKMADGNYTSEGIRKATFKKGDKIGKIIWVGKRPDGTYRYVAQRDGTFLNDIYWIPDHTVIKPVGKILPTIQAVAETSGIDKAILLKKGSKGMEVRTLQTLLKVKVDGDFGRNTENALFTQKGIKQIRLKDWR from the coding sequence ATGACCACAGAAGATAAAATATGGATTGGTGGCGGTATCGCTCTTGCTATAGGTGGTGGCATTTATTATTTCGTTCAAAAAAATAAGAATGATAATGAAATCAGTCAAGAAATTGAAGCGGATTTAAGCAATGAAACTTTACCTGTTGCGACACCGAAGCCTATACGAACACCAACATTAGCAACAGCTCCAATTATTCCTGTAAAAACAATTTCAGAACCACCTGTCAGAAGTGCTGATGCATTTAGATACAGCATAGGTCAGGAAGTGATGGCTTCAGGCTTTAATGGGACAAAGACTTACGATGCACGAAAAATGGCTGATGGGAATTATACCAGCGAAGGAATTAGAAAGGCTACTTTCAAAAAAGGAGATAAAATCGGTAAAATCATTTGGGTTGGCAAAAGACCTGATGGCACTTATCGTTATGTTGCTCAAAGAGATGGAACTTTTTTGAATGACATTTATTGGATTCCTGATCATACAGTAATAAAACCTGTTGGAAAGATTTTACCAACTATTCAAGCCGTAGCGGAAACTTCAGGAATTGATAAAGCAATACTTTTAAAAAAAGGTAGTAAAGGCATGGAAGTAAGAACACTACAAACTTTATTAAAAGTTAAAGTTGATGGTGATTTTGGAAGAAATACGGAGAATGCTCTTTTCACTCAAAAAGGAATAAAACAAATCAGACTTAAAGACTGGAGATAA